GACTTCGCACAGAGCTCGTCAGACGCTGTTCTCGCTATACCTAAGGCATTTGAAGACGCTGGTAAGGCAATAGCTGCTAAATGGGCTGAGACTACATCTTGGGTGGCAAAGACAGCCAGGGATCTCTGGGACAGCATAGGGCGAGCATTCCAGACTGGTGTCCAGCAAACAGTTCAGTTCTTCCAGCAGCTCCCGATGGCAATCGCATATGGGCTGGGCTACATCGCCGGAGCCTTGACCGGTTTCGTTACTGTGGCCGTCCCTGCCTTCATAACCGGAGTGATTAACTGGTTCGCTCAGTTGCCAGGAGCAATCGGTGGCTTCGTCCAAGGGGTCTACGTGGCCGTCACGAATTGGTTTGCTCAAATTCCTGGTGCCGTTACTGGCTCTGTGGCATCTATGTATGGCGGCGTTGTCTTTTGGTTCGCGAATACTAGCAGCGCGGTCGGCAACAGTGTTTCGAGCCTCATTACCAACGTCATCAACTGGTTCAATCTGCTGCCTGGGCGAGTTGGCTCGGCTGTCGCTTCTCTTTGGTCGAGCGTCGTTGGTGGACTGATCAACTTCAAGGACAGCTTCATCAAGTGGGCTCAGCAGGTGATTGATTCCGTAGTCGGCGTCTTCAACTCGCTGCCACAGAAGATCAACGAGGCGGTCGGCAAAGCAGTCAACTCAGCCAAGAACTTCATGGGCGACGTAGGTAACAACATCTCTAAGGGCTTTCAATCTGGCGTTGGTGCGTTCAATGGACACAAGAACGCGCTAGGGACGAACTTCGCTCGTGGGGGAAGAACGCTTGTCGGTGAGATGGGTCCAGAGATCATAGACCTCCCTCAGGGCTCCAAGGTGATGCCGGCCTACCGGACTAGACAGGAAGGTTCAGGTGGAGGTGGCCCTACGGTTGTCATCCAGAACATGAACGTCAACAACGGGGAGAACCCACGCAGAATATTTGAAGAAATAGGGTTCGCCCTGGAGCTCGCATCGTGAAAATTTGGCTTAATGACTACCTTCTAAACGACTCGACCAACCGCACGTATCTGCGTGAACCAATCGAGGGCCTAGAACTACCGGGTATCCGTACAAGTGATGGCATGCGATCAGGGCAATCAGGCAGCTACACAGGCGCTCAGTTCTACGACGCAAGGTTCCTGACGCTTCAAGGGCACATCTTCTCGGACACGATTGCAGTGGCTAAGCAGAAGCGCCGTGAGATCCAAGCAGCACTGCCTCTGTACCCGACTCCAATAGTCGTCCGTATCCAAGATGATGATGGCTACATCTACGTGTTCAGCGCGCAACTCCGTGACTTCAAGATGCCGCTCACCCAGTCGAACTTCAAGCACGTCTTCAAGATCGAACTCAAGGCCGATGATCCGACCATCTTTGATGACACTGCCGGCACAGCTTTGACTGCCACCATCATGAAGCCAATCTCAGGCGGTATGCAGTTCACAGATACGAGCCCACAGTTTGGCTCCACGTTCTATTTCTCTGCAGGTCAGCCTATAAGCACGGTGATCAACACCAGCAACGTCACCGTCTACCCGGTCATCACCATCACAGGTAAGACAACCAATCCAGTCCTGACGAACAAGACGACGGGTCAAGTCTGGTCACTGGCTGGCTACTCGGTAGCGACAGACTCAGTGACAGCGATCGACATGTACAACCACACCGTCAAGTTAAACGGCGGCAGCGTATTTTCATACATTCCACTCACTGCTGAGTGGTGGGGCTTTGCTCCTGGTCCTAACGAGATCCTTCTAGCAAGCGATCTGGACAGCGATGTAAAGACGGCAACAATTACATGGCGACCTGGAGTCATGGGGATCTAATGGCGTACTCGACGAAGTACACCGTCGAGCTGTGGACGAAGAGCGGACTCCGCATCTGCGAGATAACTCACTTGGTTCAGAATCTCTCCTGGGCGGAAGAGCGGAACGAAGCAGAGTCGCTTCAGTTCAGCATGGATCTAGATGCCTTCGAAACGTACATGATCGACAAGGTGGGAGCGGACCCTGTCAGCAACTTCCGTGAAGGCCAAACAGAGATCAAGGTCAAGGAGAACGGCGAGTATCTGTTTGGTACTCAGCTCTACTACGCACCGATCAATCTCAACAACGATGGATCGGCCACAATCAGCGTCCAAGCAACCGGCTATCTCAACTTCTTCAAAGACCGTTACCCAGATCCAACCATTAGCTACAGCGGCATTGAGTCAGTAGAGATCTTCTATGACCTCATCAGGAAGGCTCAGTTAGCGACGTACGGGAATTATGGCATCATCATTCCTGCCAGCGGCTACTACGTCACAGGCAAGCTTAGAGACCGTTCCTTTGAGCAATTCACCAGCTCGACCAAACTCAACTTGCAGCGGCTCACAAACTTGGTTGATGGAAACTTCGACTTCAAGATCCTTGCAGACAAGACCGTGATGACCTACGCAGCCATTGGTTCACCGCGTACTGACTTCAAGCTGGTCTTCGATAGAAAGAACTTCCGCTCATCAATTGATTCGGCAAAGCTAAACAGGGGAGCCAACAACCTCTACAACCAAGTGATTGGCATCGGATCTGGCTTCGGCAAGGATCAGCTCGCCTCGACTAAAAATGATCTGCCATCTCAAAATGAGTTTGGGCTCAGGCAATTAGCTACTCAGTTCAACGAAGTGAAGGTCCAGAGCACCCTAGATGAGAACACTCAGGCACGACTCGACAGAGTGAAGAGTCTCCTTCGAATGCCACAGGTGACTGTCTCCGCGGCTGACCTTCCAGCCGTACGAGTAGATGTTGGCGACATCATTCCTCTTCAGTTCACCGGACGAGCACTGTTAGAAGACCTGACAGGTGTATACCGAGTGGAGCGTAAAGAGTGCAACGTAGACGAAAACCATTTCCTCAAAGAGGTGAAGTTCTACTTCGAGAAGACGGGGGAGTACACCGTCTAATGGCCGGGACGCTCAACCAACTGCCTGAGATGGCCTTACTGAACGGTATCCGCAACGCGCGGCAGGTTGGCGCTGAATTGAAGGCAGCTCAGCGTATGAGCGGTGCTAGTAACCAGCTCAACTACGAGATCAAGACAACGAACACTTGGGATCGGACAGATACAGTCACCGCCGCCACCTCAACGCAGATGACGCTCGAAGTTACGATGACCTGCGATAAGACCCAGCCGTGGCCTGAGGCACTGCTCTACCTAGACATCCGGGCGAACGGCACCGGGGACGCAAACAAATTCACGTACCTCATTGGCACGTACGGTGGTACTACCTACAACGGTGCCCTTGGCTGGTCAGATGGCACCAACGTCATCACAAGCGGCACGATGAATCGAAACTTCGACAACGCAACGGTGATCTTTGTCTGGACGGTCAATTTCTTCTACAAGGGCACCATCACCTATTACGCCAAGCCAGCTATCCGGGCGTCGTGCGGCGGCACGTTGACGTTGACGAGGACTCTCTAATGGGAGTGACCAACTTCGA
This DNA window, taken from Pseudarthrobacter sp. ATCC 49987, encodes the following:
- a CDS encoding phage distal tail protein, which codes for MKIWLNDYLLNDSTNRTYLREPIEGLELPGIRTSDGMRSGQSGSYTGAQFYDARFLTLQGHIFSDTIAVAKQKRREIQAALPLYPTPIVVRIQDDDGYIYVFSAQLRDFKMPLTQSNFKHVFKIELKADDPTIFDDTAGTALTATIMKPISGGMQFTDTSPQFGSTFYFSAGQPISTVINTSNVTVYPVITITGKTTNPVLTNKTTGQVWSLAGYSVATDSVTAIDMYNHTVKLNGGSVFSYIPLTAEWWGFAPGPNEILLASDLDSDVKTATITWRPGVMGI